A stretch of Caloramator mitchellensis DNA encodes these proteins:
- a CDS encoding DegT/DnrJ/EryC1/StrS family aminotransferase yields MIKLSVPDVGEDELRELKKVLDSKWLVQGEKVDEFENLVKNYLGIKNVIAVSSGTAALHLALLAIGIMPGDEVIVPDFTFPATANVVEIVGATPRFVDIDINSFNIDVNKIEREINDKTKAIIPVHEFGCPAEMDKIIELAKKYNLRVIEDAACALGSEYKDKKVGTIGDIGCFSLHPRKNITTGEGGLVVTNNDEFAKKVKILRNHGINIENGKIEFILPGFNYRMTNLQGALGVIQIKKIDKIYEERKKIVDEYNRLLKDLDLIRLPNEAIVGKHIWQTYHILLDNRMDRNRLLKYLRENDIECNYGAYAVHNEPYYKNKYKYNDDDFYNSIYAATKGVALPLHSKLGMKVVKYLVDKIKSFCNDNG; encoded by the coding sequence ATGATTAAACTCTCTGTTCCGGATGTAGGAGAAGACGAATTACGAGAATTAAAAAAGGTATTGGATTCAAAATGGCTAGTCCAAGGTGAAAAGGTAGATGAGTTTGAAAATTTAGTAAAAAATTATTTAGGTATAAAAAATGTTATAGCTGTTAGTAGTGGAACAGCAGCTTTACATTTAGCATTATTAGCTATTGGAATAATGCCTGGTGATGAAGTTATTGTTCCTGATTTTACTTTTCCTGCAACAGCAAATGTTGTTGAAATTGTCGGTGCAACACCTAGATTTGTTGATATAGACATAAATAGTTTTAATATTGATGTTAATAAGATTGAACGGGAAATTAATGACAAAACAAAAGCAATAATTCCAGTGCATGAATTTGGTTGTCCTGCAGAGATGGATAAAATAATAGAATTAGCTAAAAAATACAACTTAAGAGTTATAGAAGATGCTGCATGTGCATTAGGAAGTGAATATAAAGATAAAAAGGTTGGCACTATAGGAGATATTGGATGTTTTAGTTTACATCCAAGGAAAAATATCACAACAGGCGAAGGTGGATTGGTTGTAACTAATAATGATGAATTTGCAAAAAAGGTAAAAATACTTAGAAATCACGGAATTAATATTGAAAACGGGAAAATAGAATTTATTTTACCAGGATTTAATTATAGGATGACAAATTTGCAGGGAGCCTTAGGGGTAATACAAATTAAGAAAATTGATAAAATTTATGAAGAAAGAAAAAAAATAGTTGATGAATATAATAGACTGTTAAAAGATTTAGATTTAATTAGATTGCCAAATGAGGCTATAGTGGGTAAACATATATGGCAAACATATCATATACTTTTAGATAATAGAATGGATAGAAATAGATTATTAAAATATTTAAGAGAAAATGACATTGAATGTAATTATGGCGCATATGCAGTTCACAATGAGCCATACTATAAAAATAAATATAAATATAATGATGATGATTTTTATAATTCAATTTATGCTGCTACTAAAGGGGTGGCTTTACCTTTACATAGTAAATTAGGCATGAAGGTAGTTAAATATTTAGTAGATAAGATAAAAAGTTTTTGTAATGATAATGGATGA